Proteins encoded within one genomic window of Variovorax sp. OAS795:
- a CDS encoding DEAD/DEAH box helicase family protein has protein sequence MEAGHKNQMLMAPTGAGKTYLGLRIAQKALKQGKRATFLCDRITLIDQTCKRAFEYGLGDHGVIQGDHFRQDWSKRFQIASVQTIESRGWPDTDVLIVDEAHTQRDTWVDYAMKSAARVIGLSATPFSKGLGKVFTNLVSPTTMHALTESGVLVPMRVLSCRRPDMAGAKTNSFGEWQPAEASERGMEIIGDVVAEWLRHAENRKTIVFGATIAHCEELCRQFNEAGIFSATFTKDTDKRERDQLIAEFEKPDSSIRVLISVEALAKGFDVQDVGCVVDCRPLRKSLSTAIQMWGRGLRSSPATGKEDCLLLDHSGNITRFAEDYTRIFFNGLDSLDMGEALDKQIRPDGQEERERTGCPKCQYKPFRQRCMSCGFEIAAQSLVAHEAGEMQEIFLGKVPFAGTRQDLWNQLCTFAKRTDWVKSKDGYPFMQFKEITGTPPPSSWRADAAPVVAVSDALTKRLKGKRQSHHIAAAAMRRKEAAIV, from the coding sequence ATCGAGGCCGGTCACAAGAACCAGATGCTCATGGCGCCGACCGGCGCCGGTAAAACCTACCTGGGCCTGCGGATCGCGCAGAAGGCGCTGAAGCAGGGCAAGCGCGCCACCTTTCTGTGCGACCGCATCACACTCATTGACCAGACCTGCAAGCGGGCCTTCGAGTACGGTCTGGGCGATCACGGTGTGATTCAGGGCGACCACTTCCGGCAGGACTGGAGCAAGCGCTTCCAGATCGCCAGCGTGCAGACCATCGAATCGCGCGGATGGCCCGATACCGATGTGCTGATCGTGGACGAAGCCCACACGCAGCGGGACACCTGGGTGGACTACGCGATGAAGAGCGCCGCGCGCGTCATCGGTCTGAGCGCCACGCCGTTCTCGAAGGGGCTCGGGAAGGTCTTCACCAACCTGGTGAGCCCAACCACCATGCACGCGCTCACGGAATCCGGCGTGCTGGTGCCCATGCGCGTGCTCTCGTGTCGCCGCCCGGACATGGCCGGCGCCAAGACGAACAGCTTCGGCGAGTGGCAGCCGGCCGAAGCCTCGGAGCGCGGCATGGAGATCATCGGCGACGTGGTGGCCGAATGGCTGCGCCATGCCGAGAACCGCAAGACCATCGTGTTCGGCGCCACCATCGCACACTGCGAAGAACTGTGCCGCCAGTTCAACGAAGCGGGCATCTTCTCCGCCACCTTCACAAAGGACACCGACAAGCGCGAGCGCGACCAGCTGATCGCCGAGTTTGAAAAGCCAGATTCGTCCATCCGCGTTCTGATCTCGGTGGAGGCGCTGGCCAAGGGCTTTGACGTGCAGGACGTAGGCTGCGTCGTGGACTGCCGACCCCTGCGAAAGTCGCTGTCCACCGCGATCCAGATGTGGGGCCGCGGCCTGCGCTCGTCGCCGGCGACGGGGAAGGAAGACTGCTTGCTGCTCGATCACAGCGGCAACATCACGCGGTTCGCCGAGGACTACACGCGCATTTTCTTCAACGGCCTGGACTCGCTCGATATGGGCGAGGCGCTCGACAAGCAGATCCGGCCGGACGGCCAGGAGGAACGCGAGCGCACCGGGTGCCCGAAGTGCCAGTACAAGCCGTTCCGCCAGCGCTGCATGTCCTGCGGCTTCGAGATCGCGGCGCAGTCGCTCGTCGCCCACGAGGCCGGCGAGATGCAGGAAATCTTTCTGGGGAAAGTGCCGTTCGCTGGCACCAGGCAAGACCTTTGGAATCAGCTGTGCACCTTCGCGAAGCGCACCGACTGGGTGAAGTCGAAAGACGGCTACCCGTTCATGCAGTTCAAGGAGATCACGGGCACCCCGCCGCCTTCGTCCTGGCGCGCTGATGCTGCACCCGTGGTGGCCGTGTCCGATGCGCTCACCAAGCGGCTCAAGGGCAAGCGGCAGAGCCATCACATTGCGGCTGCGGCGATGCGCCGGAAGGAAGCTGCGATCGTATGA
- a CDS encoding DUF3168 domain-containing protein, translated as MSLEQKVYDALKGLVSNRVYASTFPQLPAVPITPAILFTFISDETIDDICGDDTAQTANTRVQVDIYSTDFDSTRSLRIQALTAMAAVTPPTRCVGGFSTYEPDLKLHRVSLDFIHYPSSA; from the coding sequence ATGAGTCTCGAGCAGAAGGTCTACGACGCGCTGAAGGGGCTCGTCTCCAACCGCGTCTATGCCAGCACGTTCCCCCAGCTGCCGGCGGTTCCGATCACGCCGGCCATCCTCTTCACGTTCATCAGCGACGAGACGATCGACGACATCTGCGGCGATGACACCGCACAGACCGCGAATACGCGGGTTCAGGTGGACATCTATTCGACCGACTTCGACTCCACGCGCTCTCTGCGGATTCAGGCCCTGACGGCCATGGCCGCGGTGACGCCCCCAACCCGCTGCGTGGGCGGCTTCAGCACCTACGAGCCCGATTTGAAGCTGCACCGCGTCAGCCTCGACTTCATCCACTACCCGAGCAGCGCGTAG
- a CDS encoding terminase TerL endonuclease subunit — translation MPTPTKSSSPPADHAGKAQWYAESVLNGTVPAGHWVRQAAKRHLDDLKKSKAKAYPFKFEADKGAKVCRFIEKLPHTKGKWAAKKEVIRLQPWQCFLVVVGFGWLRKKNGKRRFRTFYWEIPRKNGKSLLAGGIGNYMFTADGEFGAEVYSGATTEKQAWEVFGPARLMMKRNEGLASHMGVEVMAKGMVVLSNGSKFEPVIGNPGDGASPSCAIVDEYHEHDTPTLYDTMETGMGAREQPLILAITTAGANIAGPCHEKHDEVCKVLDGIQEDDELFGVIFGIDKEDDWADPKSLIKANPNYGVSVDADFLLAQQRRALQNPLQQNKFKTKHLNVWTSVFAGVMNMQQWALCADPLLDEEELKGCDSWVAVDLASKSDLCAEQRLYRRDSHGKAHYYLFGSYWLPEEAVEEPGPNAAHYAKWVKQGLLIQTDGATVDFEQITEQVIEDCKRINPREAIFDPFNAVQMMQALMAKNIEAVEFIQTPANFAVPLDELLTAVKDGRFHHDGNAMTTWCMSNMVARPAKKGLVSPIKQKPHQKIDGAVAAIMAMARACAEEPTQEPSIRWL, via the coding sequence ATGCCAACCCCTACGAAGAGTTCAAGTCCGCCGGCTGACCACGCCGGGAAGGCGCAGTGGTACGCCGAATCGGTTTTGAACGGGACAGTGCCGGCCGGGCACTGGGTTCGGCAGGCTGCGAAGCGCCACCTGGACGATCTGAAGAAGTCGAAGGCCAAGGCATACCCCTTCAAGTTCGAAGCGGACAAAGGGGCGAAGGTTTGCCGCTTCATTGAGAAGCTGCCGCACACGAAGGGCAAGTGGGCCGCCAAGAAGGAGGTCATCAGGCTTCAGCCGTGGCAGTGTTTCCTTGTAGTCGTCGGTTTCGGATGGCTGCGGAAGAAGAACGGCAAGCGCCGATTCCGCACCTTCTATTGGGAGATCCCGCGGAAGAACGGCAAGTCGCTCCTGGCCGGCGGCATCGGCAACTACATGTTCACGGCCGACGGCGAATTCGGAGCCGAGGTGTACTCGGGAGCGACGACGGAAAAGCAGGCGTGGGAGGTCTTCGGGCCGGCCCGCCTGATGATGAAGCGAAACGAGGGTTTGGCCTCTCACATGGGCGTGGAGGTGATGGCGAAGGGCATGGTGGTCCTCTCCAACGGTAGCAAGTTCGAGCCGGTGATCGGCAACCCTGGCGACGGCGCTTCGCCTTCTTGCGCGATCGTTGACGAGTACCACGAGCACGACACTCCGACGCTCTACGACACGATGGAAACCGGCATGGGCGCGCGCGAGCAGCCTTTGATCCTGGCCATCACCACGGCGGGGGCGAACATCGCCGGCCCGTGCCACGAGAAGCACGATGAGGTTTGCAAGGTGCTCGACGGCATCCAGGAGGACGACGAGCTATTCGGCGTCATCTTCGGCATCGACAAAGAGGACGACTGGGCAGATCCGAAGTCGCTCATCAAGGCGAATCCGAACTACGGCGTGTCGGTCGATGCGGACTTTCTGCTCGCCCAGCAGCGCCGAGCGCTGCAGAACCCTTTGCAGCAGAACAAGTTCAAGACGAAGCACTTGAACGTTTGGACGTCGGTTTTCGCCGGGGTCATGAACATGCAGCAATGGGCACTTTGTGCAGACCCATTGCTGGACGAGGAAGAGTTGAAGGGCTGCGACAGCTGGGTGGCGGTCGACCTCGCATCGAAATCCGACCTTTGCGCGGAGCAGCGGCTGTACCGCAGGGACTCTCACGGGAAGGCGCACTACTACCTGTTCGGCTCCTACTGGCTTCCGGAAGAAGCAGTCGAAGAACCTGGCCCCAATGCTGCGCACTACGCGAAGTGGGTCAAGCAGGGGCTGTTGATCCAGACCGATGGGGCAACGGTCGATTTCGAGCAGATCACAGAGCAAGTGATCGAGGACTGCAAGCGCATCAACCCGCGGGAGGCGATCTTCGATCCCTTCAACGCCGTGCAGATGATGCAGGCGCTGATGGCGAAGAACATCGAAGCAGTCGAGTTCATCCAGACGCCCGCGAACTTCGCGGTGCCGCTCGATGAATTGCTGACCGCGGTCAAGGACGGAAGGTTTCACCATGACGGCAACGCGATGACGACCTGGTGCATGAGCAACATGGTTGCGCGGCCGGCGAAGAAGGGGCTTGTGTCCCCGATCAAACAGAAGCCGCACCAGAAGATTGACGGAGCGGTCGCAGCAATCATGGCTATGGCGCGTGCATGCGCCGAAGAGCCGACACAGGAACCTTCAATTCGATGGCTATGA
- a CDS encoding phage head closure protein: MSIRSNVDAREFDQRVAFERRVSTPSGTGGETVAWTRLGPSITATYWAKVDGAKASGEPYIADGIRSPADYTFWIRSDVFTRLGLVLTDRIVWKGANYDISDMPDQQLRGRKISLIARRGLNNG; the protein is encoded by the coding sequence ATGAGCATCCGCAGCAACGTCGATGCCCGGGAGTTCGACCAGCGGGTCGCATTCGAGCGTCGCGTGAGCACGCCGAGCGGCACTGGCGGCGAAACAGTGGCCTGGACCCGGTTGGGCCCGTCGATCACTGCCACGTATTGGGCCAAGGTGGACGGCGCCAAGGCAAGCGGCGAACCCTACATCGCCGACGGCATCCGGTCGCCAGCCGACTACACCTTCTGGATTCGTTCCGATGTCTTCACCCGGCTCGGCCTGGTGCTGACCGACCGGATTGTCTGGAAAGGCGCGAACTACGACATCAGCGACATGCCGGACCAGCAGCTGCGCGGCCGGAAGATTTCGCTGATCGCGCGAAGGGGCCTCAACAATGGCTAG
- a CDS encoding HNH endonuclease signature motif containing protein, with translation MSPARTTAAEQVDHILSLAEGGKDDESNLQSLCIPCHEAKTKAESARARSRGGRSPGGG, from the coding sequence ATGAGCCCGGCGCGCACCACTGCAGCCGAACAGGTGGATCACATCCTCTCCCTGGCTGAAGGTGGCAAGGACGACGAGTCGAACCTGCAGTCTCTATGCATCCCCTGTCATGAGGCCAAGACCAAGGCAGAGAGCGCACGAGCGCGGTCCCGAGGCGGCCGAAGCCCAGGGGGTGGGTGA
- a CDS encoding Cro/CI family transcriptional regulator, whose translation MRTKEAIHHAGSAVALAARLNITPGAISQWGEYPPDARQLQLERVTLGALKAELGCLDRVLGLAAPVRASDLAATAALGV comes from the coding sequence ATGCGAACCAAAGAAGCTATCCACCACGCCGGAAGCGCCGTCGCCTTGGCAGCGCGGCTGAACATCACTCCCGGGGCGATCTCTCAATGGGGTGAATATCCGCCGGACGCGCGACAACTGCAGCTTGAGCGTGTGACGTTGGGAGCGCTGAAGGCGGAACTCGGGTGTCTGGACCGTGTACTCGGCTTGGCCGCTCCCGTACGCGCGTCCGACTTAGCCGCAACTGCGGCTTTGGGAGTTTGA
- a CDS encoding head maturation protease, ClpP-related, with translation MTQFFAKTAGKRGEIYVYDAIGRSFFDDGVSAKSFAESLKALGNVSALDLYINSPGGSVFEGLAIYNQIKRFAGEKIVHIDGIAASISSVIAMAGDEVRIAANGTIMIHDPWGMTMGTAEEMRKTADSLDKTRDVLLENYVARTGGKREQISAWMAAETWMNADEAVERGFATSKVEEKQFNAAFPMLDKFNKVPAGLRKQATSVDARMAQMSMRLQKLNLGASPKTA, from the coding sequence ATGACCCAATTTTTCGCGAAGACTGCCGGCAAGCGCGGCGAGATCTACGTCTACGACGCGATCGGCCGGAGCTTCTTCGACGACGGCGTGAGCGCTAAGTCGTTTGCCGAGTCGCTGAAGGCGCTTGGCAATGTCTCCGCGCTGGACTTGTACATCAACAGCCCCGGTGGCTCGGTGTTCGAAGGCTTGGCCATCTACAACCAGATCAAGCGATTCGCCGGCGAGAAAATCGTCCACATCGACGGTATCGCGGCCAGCATCTCTTCGGTGATCGCCATGGCCGGCGACGAGGTGCGCATCGCCGCGAACGGCACGATCATGATCCACGACCCCTGGGGGATGACCATGGGAACGGCAGAGGAAATGCGCAAGACGGCCGACTCGTTGGACAAGACGCGCGACGTCTTGCTCGAGAACTACGTCGCCCGCACCGGCGGCAAGCGCGAGCAGATCAGCGCATGGATGGCGGCGGAAACATGGATGAACGCCGACGAAGCCGTCGAACGTGGTTTCGCGACGAGCAAGGTCGAGGAGAAGCAGTTCAACGCTGCCTTCCCCATGCTCGACAAATTCAACAAGGTGCCGGCAGGCCTGCGCAAGCAAGCCACCAGCGTCGATGCCCGGATGGCGCAGATGTCCATGCGCCTCCAAAAACTGAATCTCGGGGCCAGCCCCAAGACCGCGTAG
- a CDS encoding phage portal protein — protein sequence MNLLAPLTRAMAAIRVRLADPQRAGKSSFFGRTAAGVPVTHELAEQVAAVWACMDVIASALSSSDWNVYAGTRGENKKRALPDDSLQFIMNTRFNPEMTAQAGKRAVALGAVGFGTGYAEIETDLAGRIIRLWPIAPNRVEPRRDMETGRLFYRVMQEWGGGWVDMEPDELFIMRGAGLLGFAGDDTIGRAIQTIATAIALDQYAAGFFGNGAQLGTVFTYKGKLDDAHFARVKEQLDQRHTGVKNAFRSGFFEGAGEWDVKTMGVDAEKAQLIEAKHLSVEEICRWFRVPPHKIAHLLRATNNNIEHQGLEFSRDTLRPWVKEIEQEADYKLIPYRGPRKFVEIDVDWAEQGDYKSRAEAYAVLAGTGAFSPNMILRKLGENTLGAEGDIHFVNGAAIPLDRIGDAYDQAQATTPPNPAPPATDDTAQAWLASVYARIQRRFDNRSRADSVAGALSDAKTYGPEQVGELAAVLGGRLQAAQEMALRMVNSPLLPEDAAALVFEKETA from the coding sequence ATGAACCTACTCGCACCGCTGACGCGCGCGATGGCGGCAATTCGCGTCCGCCTCGCCGATCCGCAGCGGGCCGGGAAGAGCAGCTTTTTTGGCAGGACTGCCGCTGGCGTTCCTGTCACTCATGAGCTCGCGGAGCAAGTCGCCGCCGTGTGGGCTTGCATGGACGTGATCGCGTCCGCGCTTTCCTCGAGCGACTGGAACGTGTACGCGGGAACGCGGGGCGAGAACAAGAAGCGGGCCCTCCCGGACGACTCGCTGCAGTTCATCATGAACACGCGGTTCAATCCGGAGATGACAGCGCAGGCGGGGAAGCGAGCCGTAGCGCTGGGCGCCGTGGGCTTCGGCACTGGCTATGCGGAGATCGAAACCGACCTGGCCGGCCGGATCATCCGGCTCTGGCCGATCGCCCCCAACCGCGTCGAGCCGCGGCGCGACATGGAAACCGGGCGCTTGTTCTATCGGGTCATGCAGGAGTGGGGCGGCGGCTGGGTGGACATGGAGCCCGACGAGCTCTTCATCATGCGTGGCGCTGGCCTTCTTGGTTTTGCAGGCGACGACACGATCGGGCGAGCGATCCAGACGATTGCCACCGCGATCGCACTCGATCAGTACGCCGCGGGGTTCTTCGGAAACGGCGCTCAGCTGGGGACCGTCTTCACCTACAAGGGAAAGTTGGACGACGCACACTTCGCGCGCGTTAAGGAGCAACTCGACCAGCGCCACACGGGAGTGAAGAACGCCTTCCGTTCGGGATTCTTCGAAGGCGCCGGCGAGTGGGACGTCAAAACCATGGGCGTCGACGCAGAAAAAGCGCAGCTCATCGAGGCGAAACACCTCTCTGTCGAGGAAATCTGCCGCTGGTTTCGTGTCCCGCCGCACAAGATCGCGCACCTGTTGCGCGCCACGAACAACAACATCGAGCACCAGGGCCTGGAGTTCTCGCGCGACACGCTGCGCCCATGGGTCAAGGAAATCGAGCAGGAAGCCGACTACAAGCTCATCCCGTACCGCGGGCCGAGGAAGTTCGTAGAGATTGATGTCGATTGGGCGGAGCAGGGCGACTACAAGAGCCGGGCGGAAGCCTATGCAGTGCTCGCCGGCACAGGTGCCTTCAGCCCGAACATGATCCTCCGCAAGTTGGGCGAGAACACTCTGGGCGCGGAGGGAGACATCCATTTCGTGAACGGCGCGGCTATCCCGCTTGATCGGATCGGAGACGCATACGACCAGGCGCAGGCCACAACGCCGCCGAACCCTGCGCCGCCGGCCACCGACGACACGGCGCAGGCATGGCTCGCATCGGTCTACGCGCGGATTCAGCGGCGCTTCGACAACCGCTCGCGTGCGGACAGCGTTGCCGGTGCGCTCAGCGATGCAAAGACCTATGGCCCCGAGCAGGTAGGCGAACTTGCCGCCGTCCTTGGTGGTCGACTCCAGGCCGCCCAAGAGATGGCCCTGCGAATGGTGAATAGCCCGCTTCTGCCTGAAGACGCGGCGGCCCTGGTATTCGAAAAGGAAACCGCATGA
- a CDS encoding S24 family peptidase — MDSFFGSHGSATLADCISEHKHTNVFSRFNKQMHFSQRVKEAIQGSGKTQSALAREVGVSQSAIAQWISGNVKSLKAETAAALELATGFNARWIVTGEGEKRVAQGGAELDSGWTVPLLAWSQATLFTTYESMAEADVEGWVGCPIPHSSDTFALRVQGASMHNPTGEASLTEGELIYVDPARAPNHGSLVVIRAQRDEQAYCRQLLVDGGTRYLQALNPNWPNRITQMAPDSSICGVVIGRLTEFPS; from the coding sequence GTGGATAGCTTCTTTGGTTCGCATGGTTCTGCAACTTTAGCAGACTGCATTTCAGAACACAAGCACACTAATGTGTTTAGCCGGTTTAATAAGCAAATGCACTTTTCACAACGCGTAAAGGAAGCCATCCAAGGCTCCGGCAAGACTCAGAGCGCGTTAGCGCGCGAGGTTGGCGTAAGCCAAAGCGCAATCGCGCAATGGATTTCTGGGAATGTGAAGAGTCTCAAAGCCGAGACTGCGGCCGCGCTGGAACTAGCCACCGGGTTTAACGCCAGATGGATCGTCACTGGGGAGGGCGAAAAACGCGTGGCGCAAGGCGGCGCGGAACTTGATAGTGGTTGGACCGTTCCGTTGCTCGCTTGGTCTCAAGCCACGTTGTTTACGACTTACGAGAGCATGGCTGAAGCCGATGTTGAGGGTTGGGTGGGATGCCCTATTCCACATAGCTCAGACACTTTTGCACTTCGCGTCCAGGGCGCCAGCATGCACAACCCCACTGGCGAGGCGTCACTCACGGAGGGCGAGTTAATTTATGTCGATCCCGCACGGGCACCCAATCACGGATCGCTGGTTGTCATTCGGGCGCAACGTGATGAGCAGGCCTACTGTCGACAACTTCTCGTAGATGGTGGAACCCGCTATTTACAGGCGCTGAACCCCAACTGGCCAAATCGGATCACCCAGATGGCCCCGGATAGCAGCATCTGCGGCGTCGTGATCGGGCGTCTTACCGAGTTTCCAAGCTAA
- a CDS encoding phage major capsid protein, which translates to MKTFKLALTAAAVAMSLGFAESAVVRNDAASLEQMQNRLIELNAEANNIKARAAAEQRDMTDDERKDLDQIFASFEELSADIERLERLDTMNASIAAPAGRRTEADGAPDTQAAANPNQTRAQIESQRQRASVPAQPRDNRETGKWGFRSQGEYFSAVVKASQRGAAPDPRLIANAPTSYGSEGVGADGGFAVPPDFRTAIVQKVMAEDSLLGRTDQMTTSSNSITVPTDETTPWQATGGIQAYWESEGGQKQQSKPQLTEKTVKANKIIALVPMTDELLQDAPSMAAYVASKAPVKIDFKVNQALISGTGVGQPLGFLNSGALVTVAAQSAQTADTVVYDNIVNMYTRMPASAKRTAVWLVNEDVEAQLMKMQFPGTGTAVPVYLPPGGLSAAPYGTLLGRPVITSEAAPALGDVGDISFVDFSQYMSVVKAGGVKQDVSIHLFFDYDITAFRFVLRVGGQPWWNTPITRANGSSRSPFVTLAAR; encoded by the coding sequence ATGAAGACTTTCAAGCTGGCCCTCACCGCTGCGGCGGTAGCCATGTCCCTCGGCTTTGCCGAATCCGCCGTCGTCCGCAATGACGCCGCCTCGCTCGAGCAGATGCAAAACCGTCTGATCGAGCTCAACGCCGAAGCCAACAACATCAAGGCCCGAGCCGCCGCCGAGCAACGCGACATGACCGACGACGAGCGCAAGGATCTCGACCAGATCTTCGCGTCGTTCGAAGAACTGTCCGCCGACATCGAGCGCCTGGAACGCCTGGACACCATGAACGCCTCGATCGCCGCCCCTGCTGGCCGGCGCACCGAAGCCGATGGCGCCCCGGACACCCAGGCAGCCGCGAACCCGAACCAGACCCGCGCGCAGATCGAGAGCCAGCGCCAGCGTGCATCGGTCCCTGCGCAGCCGCGCGACAACCGTGAAACCGGCAAGTGGGGCTTCCGCTCGCAAGGCGAGTACTTCTCGGCCGTGGTGAAGGCTTCGCAACGCGGCGCCGCTCCCGATCCCCGCCTGATCGCCAACGCACCGACCAGCTACGGCTCGGAAGGTGTCGGCGCTGACGGTGGCTTCGCAGTGCCCCCGGACTTCCGCACGGCCATCGTTCAGAAGGTCATGGCGGAAGACTCGCTGCTCGGCCGCACCGACCAGATGACGACCAGCTCGAACAGCATCACGGTCCCGACCGACGAAACCACGCCGTGGCAGGCAACCGGCGGCATTCAGGCCTACTGGGAGTCGGAAGGCGGCCAGAAGCAGCAGTCGAAGCCGCAGCTGACCGAGAAGACCGTCAAGGCGAACAAGATCATCGCCCTCGTGCCGATGACCGACGAGCTTCTGCAGGACGCGCCTTCGATGGCCGCCTACGTGGCGAGCAAGGCGCCGGTCAAGATCGACTTCAAGGTCAACCAGGCGCTGATCAGCGGTACAGGCGTGGGCCAGCCGCTGGGCTTCCTGAACTCGGGCGCACTGGTGACGGTGGCTGCACAGTCGGCGCAGACCGCTGACACGGTGGTCTACGACAACATCGTGAACATGTACACCCGCATGCCGGCCTCGGCCAAGCGCACCGCGGTGTGGCTCGTCAACGAAGACGTCGAAGCGCAACTGATGAAGATGCAGTTCCCCGGCACCGGCACGGCCGTCCCCGTGTACCTGCCGCCCGGCGGTCTTTCGGCCGCGCCCTACGGCACGCTGCTCGGTCGCCCGGTGATCACGTCGGAAGCGGCCCCGGCCCTCGGCGATGTCGGCGACATCTCGTTCGTGGACTTCTCGCAGTACATGAGCGTGGTGAAGGCCGGCGGCGTCAAGCAGGACGTTTCCATTCACCTTTTCTTCGACTACGACATCACGGCCTTCCGGTTCGTGCTGCGCGTCGGTGGCCAGCCGTGGTGGAACACCCCGATCACCCGCGCCAACGGCTCCAGCCGCTCGCCGTTCGTGACGCTCGCCGCACGCTGA
- a CDS encoding toprim domain-containing protein — MSFLDFARAHGVEIKPDKFFPSDKIRRCGTTEKPRSTNGAYLWDGQRGWVYRWDAEGRVHWYNDPNAKAWTEEEKRAWRAKRQAAREATEHGYRVAAQKAAELLRTTVPGTHDYLIRKGLAMAQGLVLPDGGLLVPMRDIVTNELRGVQIIRWTDTEEEPGVNRWRKKMTYGMQARGAVLRLGAKTAVETVFCEGYATGLSIELAVRSMRLNAAVMVCFSDHNLVSAAASVTRGKRYVFADNDKSGAGERAAVETGLPYCMSPVLGEDANDMHKRAGLMPVCALLMKVRQQEAVMP; from the coding sequence ATGAGCTTCCTAGACTTCGCTCGTGCGCATGGCGTCGAGATCAAGCCCGACAAGTTCTTTCCCTCGGACAAGATCCGCCGTTGCGGCACTACCGAAAAGCCACGCAGCACGAACGGTGCCTATCTGTGGGACGGGCAGCGCGGCTGGGTGTACCGGTGGGACGCTGAAGGCCGTGTGCATTGGTACAACGACCCGAACGCCAAGGCCTGGACCGAAGAGGAAAAGCGCGCCTGGCGTGCGAAGCGGCAGGCCGCGCGTGAGGCCACCGAGCACGGCTACCGCGTGGCGGCGCAGAAGGCTGCAGAGCTGCTGCGCACCACGGTGCCCGGCACGCACGACTATCTGATCCGCAAGGGGCTCGCCATGGCGCAGGGCCTGGTGCTGCCCGATGGTGGCTTGCTCGTGCCCATGCGCGACATCGTGACCAACGAGCTGCGCGGCGTGCAGATCATCCGCTGGACCGACACCGAAGAAGAGCCCGGGGTGAACCGCTGGCGCAAGAAGATGACCTACGGCATGCAGGCCCGCGGCGCCGTGCTGCGCCTTGGCGCGAAAACGGCCGTGGAGACGGTCTTCTGCGAAGGCTACGCAACCGGCCTGTCCATCGAGTTGGCCGTGCGCTCGATGCGCCTGAACGCCGCAGTGATGGTGTGCTTCAGCGATCACAACCTCGTGTCCGCCGCTGCCTCTGTCACCCGCGGCAAGCGCTACGTGTTCGCCGACAACGACAAGAGCGGGGCAGGGGAGCGCGCAGCCGTGGAAACCGGCCTGCCGTACTGCATGAGCCCGGTACTCGGCGAGGACGCCAACGACATGCACAAGCGCGCGGGGCTGATGCCCGTCTGCGCGTTGCTGATGAAGGTTCGACAGCAGGAGGCGGTGATGCCGTAG
- a CDS encoding HK97-gp10 family putative phage morphogenesis protein, giving the protein MASSVTVKVEGLRELGTRMKGLSEAMNNRIARAATAAGAVVIRDSAKRKVAVDTGNLKKNIIVKRLPKGESPLTSEHIVTVRQGKLTKKQKAAGLGDAFYGRFVEYGTAKMPARPFMRPAFDESKEKAVQAIKDRISKRLAKAGV; this is encoded by the coding sequence ATGGCTAGTTCTGTCACCGTCAAGGTCGAAGGCCTGCGCGAGCTCGGCACCCGCATGAAAGGCCTCTCCGAAGCCATGAACAACCGCATCGCGCGCGCGGCGACCGCGGCCGGCGCGGTGGTGATCCGAGATTCGGCGAAACGCAAGGTTGCCGTCGATACCGGGAACCTCAAGAAAAACATCATCGTCAAGCGCCTGCCGAAGGGCGAATCGCCGCTGACCAGCGAGCACATCGTGACGGTGCGCCAAGGCAAGCTGACCAAGAAGCAGAAGGCAGCAGGCCTGGGCGATGCGTTCTATGGCCGGTTCGTCGAATACGGCACGGCCAAGATGCCCGCGCGTCCCTTCATGCGGCCTGCGTTCGACGAGAGCAAGGAAAAGGCCGTGCAGGCGATCAAGGACCGGATCAGCAAGCGGCTGGCAAAGGCGGGCGTATGA